The genomic interval ACCGGTCCCGATCTCCTCGTGCGCGTCCCAGTACGCGTCCATCGCCTCGCCCCAGGCGTCCTCGTCCCACCCGGCGTCGCCGTCCAGCTCGCCCAGGTCCCGGACCCGGTCCAGTGCGGCCAGTTCCACCCGGCGGAACATCGCGTTGCGCACCAGCACCCGGAAGGCGCGGGGGTTGGCCGTGACCGGCTTGACCTCGTCCGCCTTCTCCTGGGCCTGCTCCGCGGTCTCCACCTCCGGGTTGGCCAGCTGCTCCCACTCGTCCAGCAGACTGGAGTCCACCTGGCGCACCATCTCGCCGAGCCAGGAGATCAGGTCCTGGAGGTCCTCCGACTTCACGTCGTCCGGGATCGTGTGCTCCAGCGCCTTGTACGCGCTCGCCAGATACCGCAGCACGATGCCCTCGGTCCGGGCCAGCTCGTAGTGCGAGGTGAACTCCGTGAAAGTCATGGCGCGTTCGTACATGTCCCGGATCACCGACTTCGGCGACACCGGGTGGTCGTTCACCCACGGATGGCTCGTGCGGTACACGTCGTAGCCGTGCCACAGCAGCTCGCTCAGCGGCTTCGGGTACGTGACGTCCTGGAGCAGTTCCATCCGCTCCTCGTACTCGACCCCGTCCGCCTTCATCTGCCCCACGGCCTCGCCGCGCGCCTTGTTCTGCTGGGCGGCCAGGATCTGTCGGGGATCGTCCAGCGTCGACTCGACGACCGAGACCATGTCCAGCGCGTAGGAAGGGGATTCGGCGTCCAGCAGGTCGAACGCGGCCAGCGCGAACGTGGAGAGCGGCTGGTTCAGCGCGAAGTCCTGCTGCAGATCGACCGTCAGCCGGACGATCCGGCCCTCGGCGTCCGGCGTCTCCAGCCGCTCCACCACCCCGCCGTCCAGCAGCGAGCGGTAGATGGCGATGGCCCTCCGGATGTGCCGCAGCTGCGCCCGGCGCGGCTCGTGGTTGTCCTCCAGCAGATGCCGCATCGCCTCGAACGCGTTGCCCGGCCGGGCGATGACCGCGAGCAGCATGGTGTGGGTGACCCGGAAGCGGGAGCTCAGCGGCTCGGGATCCGAGGTGATCAGCTTGTCGAAGGTGGTCTCCGACCAGGCGACGAAACCCTCGGGGGCCTTCTTGCGGACCACCTTGCGCTTCTTCTTCGGGTCGTCGCCCGCCTTCTTGACGTTCTTCTCGTTCTCGATGACGTGCTCGGGGGCCTGCGCCACGACGAAGCCGGCCGTGTCGAAACCGGCCCGCCCGGCCCGGCCCGCGATCTGGTGGAACTCCCGCGCGCGCAGGGTCCGCACCCGGGTGCCGTCGTACTTGGTGAGCGCCGTGAACAGCACCGTGCGGATGGGCACGTTGACGCCGACGCCGAGCGTGTCCGTCCCGCAGATCACCTTCAGCAGACCCGCCTGGGCCAGCTTCTCCACCAGGCGGCGGTACTTGGGCAGCATCCCCGCGTGGTGCACCCCGATGCCGTGGCGTACGTAACGGGAGAGGTTCTGGCCGAATTTGGTGGTGAAGCGGAAGCCGCCGATCATGTCGGCGATCTTCTCCTTCTCCTCCTTCGTGCACATGTTGATGCTCATCAGCGACTGGGCCCGCTCGACGGCCGCCGCCTGGGTGAAGTGCACGATGTAGACCGGCGACTGCCGGGTGTCCAGCAGCTCGGTCAGCGTCTCGGTGATCGGCGTGAAGCGGTACTCGTAGCTGAGCGGCACCGGACGGGTCGCGGAGCGCACCACGGAGGTGGGCCGGCCGGTGCGGCGGGTCAGGTCCTTCTCGAACATCGCGACGTCGCCGAGCGTCGCCGACATCAGCACGAACTGGGCCTGCGGAAGCTCCAGCAGCGGGATCTGCCAGGCCCAGCCACGGTCCGGCTCCGCGTAGAAGTGGAACTCGTCCATGACGACCTGGCCGATGTCGGCGTACTTGCCGTCGCGCAGCGCGATGGAGGCCAGCACCTCGGCCGTACAGCAGATCACCGGGGCGTCCGCGTTGACCGAGGCGTCGCCGGTGAGCATGCCGACGTTCTCGGTACCGAAGAGCTTGCACAGGTCGAAGAACTTCTCCGACACCAGCGCCTTGATCGGCGCCGTGTAGAAGGTGACCTTGTCCTGCGCCAGCGCCGTGAAGTGCGCGGCCGCCGCCACCAGGCTCTTACCCGAGCCGGTCGGAGTGGAAAGGATCACGTTCGCCCCGGAGACCACCTCGATCAGCGCCTCCTCCTGAGCCGGATAAAGGGTGATGCCCTGGGTCTCGGTCCATGACGAGAAGGCCTCGAAGAGGGCGTCCGGGTCGGGTGTCTTGGGCAGCTGGTCGATGAGGGTCACGCCCCCATCTTGCCTGTCTTCGGCCCGGATGAGGGAACCGGCGGACGGCACGAAGATCACGGACGATACGCTGCGGTCTCAACCTGCCCGCGCCGTACCGGTGATGGGCGTACGCAGCGCTGGGGGCGGGAAAAGACCATGATGGGACCGGCACACTCCCTGTCAGGGGCAGCGGCCTGGCTGGGGGTGGGCGCGGCGGCCGCCGCCGCGGGCCACACGATGCCCTGGCCCGTCCTCGTCGTCGGGGCGCTGATCTGCGCCGGAGCCGCGCTCGCCCCCGACCTCGACCACAAGTCCGCGACCATCTCGCGCGCCTTCGGCCCGCTCTCCAAGGGGCTCTGCGAGATAGCCGACAAGCTCTCGTACGCCGTCTACAAGGCCACCAAGAGCAAGGCCGACCCCCGTCGCACCGGCGGGCACCGCACCCTCACCCACACCTGGTTCTTCGCCGTCCTGATGGGCGGCGGCTGCTCCTTCGCCGCGATCAGCGGCGGCCGCTGGGCGGTCCTCGCGATCCTCTTCGTCCACCTGGTGCTTGCTGTCGAGGGCCTGCTCTGGCGGGCCGCCCGGGTCTCCAGCGACGTCCTCGTCTGGCTGCTCGGCGCCACCAGCGCCTGGATCCTCGCCGGAGTGCTGG from Streptomyces sp. CA-278952 carries:
- a CDS encoding DEAD/DEAH box helicase → MTLIDQLPKTPDPDALFEAFSSWTETQGITLYPAQEEALIEVVSGANVILSTPTGSGKSLVAAAAHFTALAQDKVTFYTAPIKALVSEKFFDLCKLFGTENVGMLTGDASVNADAPVICCTAEVLASIALRDGKYADIGQVVMDEFHFYAEPDRGWAWQIPLLELPQAQFVLMSATLGDVAMFEKDLTRRTGRPTSVVRSATRPVPLSYEYRFTPITETLTELLDTRQSPVYIVHFTQAAAVERAQSLMSINMCTKEEKEKIADMIGGFRFTTKFGQNLSRYVRHGIGVHHAGMLPKYRRLVEKLAQAGLLKVICGTDTLGVGVNVPIRTVLFTALTKYDGTRVRTLRAREFHQIAGRAGRAGFDTAGFVVAQAPEHVIENEKNVKKAGDDPKKKRKVVRKKAPEGFVAWSETTFDKLITSDPEPLSSRFRVTHTMLLAVIARPGNAFEAMRHLLEDNHEPRRAQLRHIRRAIAIYRSLLDGGVVERLETPDAEGRIVRLTVDLQQDFALNQPLSTFALAAFDLLDAESPSYALDMVSVVESTLDDPRQILAAQQNKARGEAVGQMKADGVEYEERMELLQDVTYPKPLSELLWHGYDVYRTSHPWVNDHPVSPKSVIRDMYERAMTFTEFTSHYELARTEGIVLRYLASAYKALEHTIPDDVKSEDLQDLISWLGEMVRQVDSSLLDEWEQLANPEVETAEQAQEKADEVKPVTANPRAFRVLVRNAMFRRVELAALDRVRDLGELDGDAGWDEDAWGEAMDAYWDAHEEIGTGPDARGPKLLKIEEDPAHGLWRVWQAFADPAGDHDWGIKAEVDLAASDEEGRAVVRVTEVGQL
- a CDS encoding metal-dependent hydrolase, translating into MMGPAHSLSGAAAWLGVGAAAAAAGHTMPWPVLVVGALICAGAALAPDLDHKSATISRAFGPLSKGLCEIADKLSYAVYKATKSKADPRRTGGHRTLTHTWFFAVLMGGGCSFAAISGGRWAVLAILFVHLVLAVEGLLWRAARVSSDVLVWLLGATSAWILAGVLDQPGNGAGWLFDAPGQEYLWLGLPIVLGALVHDIGDALTVSGCPILWPLPIAGKRWYPLGPPKFMRFRAGSWVEIKVLMPAFMVLGGVGGAAALNFI